Proteins encoded in a region of the Desulfovibrio desulfuricans genome:
- a CDS encoding potassium channel family protein — translation MLKLRAMRARLYGIRFELLMLSLWCVFILNILFPDNIYRGIAQAIYLPIQLLAALVLFEFRPRIMRLALFFGALLIVGRALDLFFIDSLKEETLMLYLCFFGSIMFEVFRQISHAQMVTTKIVYAAVCGLLLIGYCGYFVFLTIEFHQPGSFSGLGPGDQAINDLFYFSYVTILTIGYGDITPKTWIAKNATVLVGFTGYLYSIVVIALIVGRAHRTPRNAVAPTKKPAPLPARSPQSSSAKKPPEA, via the coding sequence ATGCTGAAACTACGAGCCATGCGCGCCCGACTTTATGGAATCCGCTTTGAGTTGCTCATGCTCTCGCTGTGGTGCGTGTTTATCCTGAACATCCTGTTTCCGGACAACATCTACCGTGGCATTGCGCAGGCAATCTATCTGCCAATCCAGCTGCTTGCGGCCCTTGTGCTTTTTGAATTCAGGCCGCGCATTATGCGCCTTGCTCTGTTTTTCGGCGCGCTGCTCATTGTGGGCCGCGCCCTGGATCTGTTCTTTATCGATAGCCTGAAAGAAGAAACCCTGATGCTCTATCTGTGTTTTTTCGGCAGCATAATGTTTGAAGTCTTCCGGCAAATATCCCATGCGCAGATGGTTACTACCAAGATTGTGTATGCTGCGGTGTGCGGTTTGCTGCTCATTGGCTATTGCGGCTATTTCGTGTTCCTGACCATTGAATTCCACCAGCCGGGTTCTTTTTCCGGGCTGGGGCCGGGCGATCAGGCCATTAACGATCTGTTTTATTTCAGCTACGTGACCATCCTCACCATCGGCTACGGCGACATAACGCCAAAAACCTGGATTGCCAAAAATGCCACAGTGCTTGTGGGATTTACAGGCTACCTCTATTCCATTGTGGTTATTGCCCTTATCGTGGGCAGGGCCCACCGCACGCCCCGTAACGCCGTTGCCCCCACAAAAAAGCCTGCCCCGCTGCCTGCGCGCTCTCCGCAATCATCTTCCGCCAAGAAACCGCCGGAAGCCTGA